From the Sphingomonas phyllosphaerae 5.2 genome, one window contains:
- a CDS encoding DUF6771 family protein — MTGKDGKQRVGATRALERLALTPEGAADLEGDEDLKPTFSLARCSWFVLLYLQGRSRTMPETITPHLIAQLITEAPGWARVGLTAPTESMRDAAAETLGRWVWEGLDATDGAETTTNQMALPLEA, encoded by the coding sequence ATGACCGGCAAGGACGGGAAGCAGCGTGTCGGGGCCACGCGGGCCTTGGAGCGCCTAGCCTTAACCCCGGAGGGCGCTGCGGACCTGGAGGGCGATGAGGACTTAAAGCCCACCTTCTCGCTTGCGCGATGTTCCTGGTTTGTTCTACTCTACCTGCAAGGACGGAGTCGAACCATGCCAGAGACCATCACGCCACACCTCATCGCCCAGCTCATCACCGAAGCGCCTGGCTGGGCGCGCGTGGGCCTCACAGCACCGACCGAGAGCATGAGGGACGCAGCGGCCGAGACGCTAGGCCGTTGGGTCTGGGAGGGACTGGACGCAACTGATGGTGCGGAGACGACCACGAACCAAATGGCCTTGCCGCTCGAAGCTTGA
- a CDS encoding recombinase family protein encodes MARAFSYCRVSTADQTTDNQVREIEAAGFAVDAKRIVTETVSGSTPAMERKGFAKLVDRLEAGDVLVVTKLDRLGRNAMDVRATVDTLAAGGVRVHCLALGGVDLTSAAGKMTMAVISAVAEFERDLLIERTQSGLSRAKAEGKTLGRPSALTAAQQQDVLRSRSQGVSLGALAKRYGVARSSIQRVEQRHSSADK; translated from the coding sequence GTGGCTCGAGCATTCTCTTATTGCCGCGTCAGCACGGCGGATCAGACAACGGACAACCAGGTGCGTGAGATTGAGGCGGCCGGCTTCGCGGTCGATGCCAAGCGGATCGTGACCGAGACAGTCTCTGGGTCGACACCGGCAATGGAGCGCAAGGGCTTCGCCAAGCTGGTCGACCGACTGGAGGCAGGCGACGTGCTAGTCGTCACGAAGCTGGATCGCCTAGGCCGCAACGCCATGGACGTCCGTGCGACAGTGGACACGCTCGCCGCCGGAGGTGTTCGAGTGCATTGCTTGGCCCTTGGTGGCGTGGACCTGACAAGCGCGGCAGGGAAGATGACCATGGCCGTTATCAGCGCCGTGGCGGAGTTCGAGCGCGACCTGCTGATTGAACGCACTCAGTCGGGATTGAGCCGCGCGAAGGCTGAGGGGAAGACCCTCGGGCGCCCCTCCGCGCTCACAGCGGCGCAGCAACAAGACGTACTTAGGAGCCGGTCGCAGGGTGTGTCCCTCGGAGCGTTGGCGAAGCGCTACGGGGTTGCCCGCTCCTCCATTCAACGGGTGGAGCAGCGCCATTCCTCAGCTGACAAATAA
- a CDS encoding BglII/BstYI family type II restriction endonuclease, translating into MFEQLVARGYEVQFLSHAAAIVSVDFPVVVDELEAALLETRIPIEEIIGGGGGEARSTQRLRRALVEQGWHKTKFVVEKRINGVPRESQSHEVDHVREFADGSRIALEIEWNNKDPFYDRDLENYKRLHADGAISVGVIVTRGRSLHEGMRRLVRRFLDERQISSFEQLSDWRYLPTARQKTAILDRIKRRGQTFNDAFTESFVADKFGEATTHWRKLEDRVSRGVGNPCPLILIGLPDSVITFDEGRAALAEVAAADAEAAVAED; encoded by the coding sequence ATGTTCGAGCAGCTTGTCGCTCGCGGTTACGAGGTTCAGTTTCTTTCACACGCTGCAGCTATCGTGAGCGTGGATTTTCCGGTCGTTGTGGACGAGCTTGAAGCCGCTCTTCTAGAGACCCGCATTCCCATTGAGGAAATAATCGGCGGCGGCGGGGGCGAAGCCAGGAGCACTCAACGCCTGCGCAGGGCGCTGGTGGAGCAGGGTTGGCATAAAACCAAGTTTGTCGTGGAGAAGCGGATCAACGGAGTGCCCCGCGAGAGCCAGTCCCATGAAGTGGATCATGTGCGGGAATTTGCAGACGGAAGTCGGATCGCGCTGGAGATCGAGTGGAACAACAAGGACCCATTCTACGACCGCGACCTCGAGAACTATAAGCGTCTGCACGCGGACGGGGCGATCTCAGTCGGGGTCATCGTCACACGGGGACGATCCTTGCACGAGGGCATGAGAAGACTCGTCCGCCGCTTCCTCGACGAGCGCCAGATCAGCTCCTTCGAGCAGCTCAGTGATTGGCGGTATCTTCCCACTGCCCGCCAGAAGACGGCAATCCTGGATCGGATTAAAAGGCGTGGGCAAACTTTCAACGACGCGTTTACGGAGTCTTTCGTCGCCGACAAATTCGGTGAGGCGACGACACATTGGCGGAAGTTGGAGGATCGCGTCAGCCGTGGGGTTGGCAATCCGTGCCCACTCATCCTCATCGGCCTGCCAGACAGCGTGATCACCTTCGACGAAGGTCGGGCAGCGCTCGCCGAAGTAGCAGCCGCAGATGCTGAGGCGGCTGTGGCAGAGGATTGA
- a CDS encoding BglII/BstYI family type II restriction endonuclease: MKIAEVYSHLNGLEYLEARKPHLWKEIQSVIAGVNANLCFTKTSQEARKLGRMLCSPTALNEAFRRGFAKCTPPWESLLVNYLVCSDPDVNRKIADVPMAEQKLAIEAAGLIPRRTSNEVDFVKEGVAVEVQFGKYSFVAHDLFVKHMTFFSMGRIKCGIEILPMKTLQEHMSSGPTFYEKDLNNLVRQGRGTPAVPLVVIGLEI, encoded by the coding sequence TTGAAGATCGCCGAAGTGTACTCGCATCTGAACGGCCTGGAGTATTTGGAAGCCCGGAAGCCCCACCTGTGGAAGGAAATTCAATCCGTGATCGCGGGGGTCAACGCGAACCTCTGCTTCACGAAGACGTCCCAAGAGGCTCGAAAGCTCGGGCGAATGCTCTGCTCGCCGACGGCGCTGAATGAGGCATTCCGAAGGGGCTTCGCCAAGTGCACCCCGCCTTGGGAATCGCTTCTCGTCAACTACCTAGTCTGCTCTGACCCTGACGTGAACAGAAAGATCGCCGACGTACCCATGGCGGAGCAGAAGCTGGCCATTGAGGCTGCCGGCTTGATCCCCCGGCGAACCTCTAATGAGGTTGACTTCGTCAAGGAGGGGGTCGCCGTAGAGGTGCAATTTGGCAAGTATTCGTTTGTTGCTCACGACCTATTCGTTAAGCACATGACGTTTTTCTCGATGGGTCGCATCAAGTGTGGAATTGAAATCCTCCCTATGAAGACGCTCCAGGAGCATATGTCTTCCGGTCCCACCTTCTACGAAAAGGACTTGAACAACCTTGTCAGGCAGGGACGGGGAACACCTGCAGTGCCTCTTGTGGTGATCGGGCTCGAGATTTGA
- a CDS encoding DNA cytosine methyltransferase codes for MKWNEFLRAVDLYAGIGGWSLGLRLAGIEVVASYEWWQPAIDTHNGNHGGSVGPVDIRKLSLDDLPCDIDLVVGSPPCTEFSYANRGGSGDLAEGMKDLVKFFEVVAHLKPRFWAMENVPRVADVLEAGFANRKHPLYRFRHLGARIEVVDFSEFGAPQARRRCIATNIPFEAIRALESKLKPKTLGDVISALAAEETIVDPVWGVSLPAAKLTEMETEVPLGPEELRMNRDAKVYHSVYNNMAFPDLLDAPSRTVTATCTRVSRESIVLADPKVAGSFRRLTVRERGCLQGFPITYQFYGRSFAEKAKMIGNAIPPTFTYLLSLAAKGVTLEEFEGLDAVGLTLSLPEKLAPITPPDQEGRTYPLSRGFRAALPNLRFKSGMRFDLSNDTSRPSAAWRVRFFFGSSKDIREVDLDGSTIEDLHGNVLIGGALRCAAADMQSMERDLRATTPQALQSIWARKSEGRGPFALVDELGELAATVHTLIEEAIGDDEKVAIEVENYILAIAAAASVDKPLVSASKLRKYSSWVLAGMIVGDWFNTLDWHQLDKQLFKSRARSPQEALQVFPVPA; via the coding sequence ATGAAGTGGAATGAGTTCTTGCGAGCGGTGGACCTGTATGCTGGCATCGGCGGCTGGAGCCTTGGGCTGCGATTGGCAGGCATCGAGGTGGTTGCCTCGTATGAATGGTGGCAGCCTGCCATCGACACCCATAATGGAAATCATGGCGGCAGTGTGGGCCCGGTGGATATCCGAAAGCTGTCGCTGGATGACCTCCCCTGCGACATCGATCTCGTCGTAGGCAGTCCGCCCTGCACGGAGTTCTCGTACGCGAACCGTGGTGGTAGCGGCGACTTGGCCGAGGGTATGAAGGACCTAGTCAAGTTTTTCGAGGTCGTGGCCCACCTGAAGCCGCGCTTCTGGGCGATGGAGAATGTCCCGAGGGTCGCCGACGTGCTTGAGGCCGGTTTCGCCAACCGAAAGCACCCGCTATATCGCTTCAGGCACCTGGGCGCGCGGATCGAGGTGGTGGACTTTTCGGAATTCGGTGCCCCTCAAGCACGTCGGCGCTGCATCGCGACCAACATCCCCTTCGAAGCCATTAGGGCACTCGAGTCGAAGCTGAAGCCGAAGACCCTTGGCGACGTTATCTCCGCCCTCGCGGCAGAGGAGACCATTGTTGACCCGGTTTGGGGCGTTTCACTGCCTGCGGCGAAGCTGACGGAGATGGAGACTGAAGTGCCGCTCGGACCGGAAGAGCTGAGGATGAACAGGGACGCTAAGGTTTACCATTCGGTCTACAACAACATGGCGTTCCCCGACCTTCTTGACGCACCGTCCCGCACCGTGACCGCCACCTGCACGCGGGTGTCCCGTGAGAGTATCGTCCTCGCCGATCCGAAGGTCGCGGGCAGTTTCCGGCGTCTGACGGTGCGGGAGCGCGGCTGCTTGCAGGGCTTCCCTATCACCTACCAGTTCTACGGAAGGTCGTTCGCCGAGAAGGCGAAGATGATCGGGAACGCTATCCCACCAACCTTCACCTATCTCCTATCGCTGGCGGCGAAGGGCGTCACGCTGGAAGAATTCGAAGGCCTCGATGCAGTCGGTCTTACGTTGAGCCTTCCTGAAAAGCTGGCTCCGATCACACCCCCCGACCAGGAGGGACGAACCTACCCGCTGAGCCGCGGCTTTCGCGCTGCGTTGCCTAACCTCCGCTTCAAGAGTGGCATGCGGTTCGACCTGTCGAACGACACCTCCCGACCGTCTGCCGCATGGCGTGTGCGATTTTTCTTCGGATCATCGAAAGACATCAGAGAGGTTGATCTCGACGGCTCCACCATCGAAGACCTGCACGGTAATGTCCTGATCGGTGGTGCCTTGAGGTGCGCCGCCGCCGACATGCAGTCAATGGAGCGTGATCTAAGGGCCACCACACCGCAGGCCCTGCAGTCCATTTGGGCCCGGAAGTCAGAAGGGCGCGGTCCGTTCGCCCTCGTGGATGAGCTAGGTGAACTTGCGGCGACAGTTCATACACTGATCGAAGAGGCAATAGGCGATGATGAAAAGGTGGCAATCGAAGTGGAGAATTATATTCTCGCGATTGCGGCGGCGGCCTCTGTCGACAAGCCCCTCGTGAGCGCGTCCAAGCTCCGCAAGTACTCAAGTTGGGTACTAGCTGGCATGATCGTGGGCGATTGGTTCAACACGCTGGATTGGCATCAGCTGGACAAGCAACTTTTCAAATCTCGAGCCCGATCACCACAAGAGGCACTGCAGGTGTTCCCCGTCCCTGCCTGA
- a CDS encoding very short patch repair endonuclease, which produces MADRISTTQRSALMGKIRRADTKPEMVVRRLLHRLGYRFRLQWKAAPGRPDVAFPGRRKIIFIHGCFWHQHPGCRHARVPTTRPEFWAAKFARNEERDARNLALAAAEGWEALVLWECEIVDGPGLQAQLVEFVGPTRVLRQDEKLDLV; this is translated from the coding sequence ATGGCGGATCGCATCAGCACCACGCAACGCAGCGCCCTCATGGGCAAAATTCGGCGAGCTGACACCAAACCTGAAATGGTGGTGCGTCGGCTTCTCCATCGGCTCGGCTATCGATTTCGCCTCCAGTGGAAGGCGGCTCCGGGCCGGCCGGACGTAGCCTTCCCTGGGCGACGAAAAATCATCTTTATTCACGGCTGCTTCTGGCACCAACATCCGGGATGCCGACACGCTCGCGTGCCGACGACACGCCCTGAGTTCTGGGCAGCGAAGTTCGCCCGGAACGAGGAGCGCGACGCACGCAACCTTGCTCTCGCGGCGGCGGAGGGATGGGAGGCTCTGGTACTGTGGGAGTGCGAGATCGTAGACGGGCCGGGATTGCAAGCACAGCTAGTGGAATTCGTTGGGCCGACGCGTGTGCTGCGGCAGGACGAAAAGTTGGATCTTGTCTGA